The Lysobacter enzymogenes genome window below encodes:
- a CDS encoding DsbC family protein, producing MQRMLFVVFAILSLPACAQAPQPARVEPAAAAPAIGSAPAVAAGSADARAIAAVRALNRAADIEKVGPAPLPGFREALVQGQVVYVSDDGEYLFLPGTGGALFNIKAQRNLTQDSIAAVRRELIKTIPASERIVFAPADPKYTVTVFTDAECGYCRKLHSEIAEYNRHGIAVEYVAFPRMGIGSEDYRKMVSVWCAADRRKALTDIKAGRNLPAATCKNPVEQHYRIGERIGVGTFGTPSVLNADGVQLGGYLPPAQLREALDKLAAQAAVPPANPAPAAAAGDR from the coding sequence ATGCAGCGCATGCTTTTCGTCGTATTCGCGATTCTCAGCCTGCCCGCCTGCGCCCAGGCGCCGCAGCCGGCCCGGGTCGAGCCGGCCGCCGCCGCGCCCGCGATCGGTTCCGCGCCCGCCGTCGCCGCCGGCAGCGCCGATGCGCGCGCGATCGCGGCGGTGCGCGCGCTCAATCGCGCGGCCGATATCGAAAAGGTCGGGCCGGCGCCGCTGCCGGGCTTTCGCGAAGCGCTGGTGCAGGGGCAGGTGGTCTATGTCAGCGACGACGGCGAATACCTATTTCTGCCCGGTACCGGCGGCGCACTGTTCAACATCAAGGCCCAACGCAACCTGACCCAGGACAGCATCGCGGCGGTGCGCCGCGAGCTGATCAAGACGATCCCGGCGAGCGAGCGCATCGTGTTCGCGCCGGCCGATCCCAAGTACACGGTCACGGTGTTCACCGATGCCGAATGCGGCTATTGCCGCAAGCTGCACAGCGAGATCGCCGAGTACAACCGCCACGGCATCGCGGTGGAATACGTGGCGTTCCCGCGCATGGGCATCGGCAGCGAGGACTACAGGAAGATGGTGTCGGTGTGGTGCGCGGCCGACCGCCGCAAGGCCCTGACCGACATCAAGGCCGGCCGCAACCTGCCGGCCGCGACGTGCAAAAACCCGGTCGAGCAGCATTACCGGATCGGCGAGCGCATCGGCGTCGGCACGTTCGGTACGCCGAGCGTGCTCAACGCCGACGGCGTCCAGCTCGGCGGTTACCTGCCGCCGGCGCAACTGCGCGAGGCCTTGGACAAGCTGGCGGCGCAGGCTGCGGTTCCGCCGGCCAATCCGGCGCCGGCCGCAGCGGCTGGCGACCGTTGA